Proteins encoded by one window of Benincasa hispida cultivar B227 unplaced genomic scaffold, ASM972705v1 Contig179, whole genome shotgun sequence:
- the LOC120069001 gene encoding mediator of RNA polymerase II transcription subunit 10b-like yields the protein MDSAQNASSAAGTGGSSGNGSVINDTSASTTVDDSKQNLNQVINSIQKTLGILHQLNLTVSNFNAAYQLPLLQRLNSLVLELDNMVKLSEKCAIQVPMEVLNLIDDGKNPDEFTRDVLNSCIAKNQSTKGKTDAFKGLRKHLLEELEQTFPDEVESYREIRAASAAEAKRIAQAQSMLPNGDMKVKMEV from the exons ATGGATTCAGCTCAGAATGCATCGTCAGCTGCTGGGACTGGTGGAAGCAGTGGCAATGGATCCGTCATCAATGATACGTCAGCATCAACTACAGTGGATGATTCAAAGCAAAACTTGAACCAAGTAATCAACTCCATACAGAAAACTTTGGGTATCCTCCATCAGCTCAACCTCACCGTTTCCAACTTCAATGCTGCCTATCAGCTGCCTCTTTTACAACGCCT TAATTCTTTAGTCTTGGAGCTAGATAATATGGTTAAATTATCTGAGAAATGCGCCATCCAGGTCCCTATGGAGGTTCTTAA TTTGATCGATGACGGGAAGAACCCAGATGAATTCACGAGGGATGTCTTAAATAGTTGCATTGCAAAAAATCAGAGTACGAAAGGCAAAACTGATGCCTTTAAG GGTTTACGGAAGCATCTTTTGGAGGAACTTGAACAGACATTTCCTGATGAAGTTGAGTCTTACAGAGAAATTCGGGCTGCTTCTGCTGCC GAAGCAAAAAGGATAGCGCAAGCACAAAGTATGTTACCAAATGGGGATATGAAGGTTAAGATGGAGGTTTAA
- the LOC120069006 gene encoding methionine gamma-lyase-like: MAQLKNHNFCGTKRSAPDESDDIMKIDSKKSTAMISSLLEDPAAAIANTRHEFGEHGGVNMSIEASATFTVMEPETMRRMFSGELGPDRDFFIYSRHFNPTVLNLSRQMAALEGTAAAYCTASGMSAIASVLLQLLASGDHVVASRTLYGGTHALLTHFLPRTSNITTSFVDIGDLKEVEKEIVEGKTKVLYFEAVSNPTLAVADIPELCRIGHENGLTVVVDNTFAPMVLSPARLGADVVVHSISKFISGGADIIAGAVCGPAKLVNSMMDLRQGSLMLLGPTMNAKVAFELSERIPHLSLRMKEHCRRALVFAERMKAAGLKVIYPGLEDHPQHQLMKSLANPEYGFGGMLCIDMGTEERANKLMNVLQNTTQFGFMAVSLGYYETLMSCSGSSTSSEMSGEEKELAGISPGLVRMSIGYMGTLDQKWSQFEKALAKLQDMGLPLSNN; encoded by the exons ATGGCTCAATTGAAGAACCATAATTTCTGCGGCACAAAAAGATCGGCCCCCGACGAATCGGACGATATAATGAAAATCGAttcaaagaaatcaacggccaTGATTTCATCTCTCCTCGAGGATCCAGCGGCCGCGATTGCCAACACGCGTCACGAATTCGGCGAACACGGAGGGGTAAACATGTCAATTGAAGCCTCCGCTACATTCACCGTCATGGAACCGGAAACGATGCGGCGGATGTTCTCCGGAGAGTTAGGTCCTGACCGCGATTTCTTCATCTACAGCCGTCATTTCAATCCAACGGTGTTGAATCTCAGCCGTCAGATGGCGGCCTTAGAAGGCACCGCCGCCGCGTACTGCACCGCCAGTGGAATGTCAGCCATCGCCTCCGTTCTCCTCCAACTCCTAGCGAGTGGGGACCACGTGGTGGCGAGTAGAACATTGTACGGTGGGACCCACGCTTTGTTGACCCACTTTTTACCGAGGACATCGAACATAACGACGTCGTTTGTGGACATAGGGGATTTGAAGGAAGTGGAGAAGGAAATAGTGGAAGGGAAAACGAAAGTGCTTTATTTTGAAGCGGTTTCGAATCCGACGTTGGCGGTGGCGGACATACCGGAATTGTGTCGGATTGGACATGAAAATGGGCTGACGGTGGTGGTGGATAATACTTTTGCGCCTATGGTTCTGTCGCCGGCGAGGCTCGGTGCTGACGTTGTCGTTCACAGTATTTCTAAGTTCATAAGCGGTGGTGCTGACATCATTGCAg GTGCGGTGTGCGGGCCTGCAAAGCTAGTGAACTCGATGATGGACCTACGACAGGGGAGCTTGATGCTTCTGGGGCCGACTATGAACGCAAAGGTGGCGTTCGAGCTGTCGGAGAGAATCCCTCACTTGAGCTTGAGAATGAAGGAACATTGCAGAAGAGCGTTGGTGTTTGCAGAGCGAATGAAGGCGGCAGGGCTAAAGGTGATATACCCGGGACTAGAAGACCACCCACAACACCAACTAATGAAGAGCCTCGCGAACCCAGAATACGGGTTCGGGGGAATGTTGTGTATAGACATGGGGACCGAGGAAAGAGCAAACAAGCTCATGAATGTACTCCAAAACACCACCCAATTTGGGTTCATGGCTGTCAGTTTAGGGTACTATGAAACCCTAATGTCATGCTCAGGCAGCAGCACAAGCAGTGAAATGAGTGGAGAGGAAAAGGAATTGGCTGGAATCTCACCAGGCCTTGTAAgaatgtctattggatatatgGGCACATTGGACCAAAAATGGAGCCAATTTGAGAAGGCTCTTGCCAAATTGCAAGACATGGGGCTTCCATTGTCCAACAATTAA